The following are encoded in a window of uncultured Sphaerochaeta sp. genomic DNA:
- a CDS encoding TRAP transporter substrate-binding protein: protein MKRVLIVLLALLLSSTLLFAAGEKEAAEAGGEKNVKLVYAEVNPLDSIVGKTGVYFKEQVEKLSGGTVTIDIQASGVLGSENDVLDSILGGGTSIDMSRISAFALTSYGAEKSKLLSIPFTFENRAHFWAFANSDLAPEFLNEPQTIGLPIRGVFYGEEGFRHFFAAKHIGSMKDLAGMKLRVSNDPVMTGMVKGLGASPTVVSFGELYSALQTGVVDGAEQPIANYKANAFHEVAPNLILNGHTLGAIQVVITDTAWNKLSENQRNAIMEAGKLAQAYNAEISENAENEVLAELRAEGVNVVDVTDKSPWANATKAVIEENTKSQAALYQKIKDMK from the coding sequence ATGAAACGAGTATTGATTGTTCTTTTGGCACTGTTGCTCAGTTCTACCCTGCTCTTTGCTGCTGGTGAAAAAGAAGCAGCTGAAGCTGGTGGTGAAAAAAATGTGAAGCTTGTCTATGCTGAGGTTAACCCGCTTGATTCCATCGTTGGAAAGACTGGCGTCTATTTCAAGGAGCAGGTAGAGAAGCTTTCAGGTGGTACGGTTACCATCGATATCCAGGCTTCTGGCGTTCTTGGTTCTGAGAATGATGTTCTTGACTCCATCCTCGGTGGTGGCACATCAATCGACATGTCCAGAATTTCCGCTTTTGCACTCACCAGTTACGGTGCTGAGAAGTCAAAACTTCTCTCTATTCCGTTCACTTTTGAGAATAGGGCACACTTCTGGGCATTTGCGAATTCCGACCTTGCTCCAGAGTTCCTGAATGAGCCCCAGACCATTGGACTTCCCATTCGTGGCGTCTTCTATGGTGAGGAAGGATTCAGACACTTCTTTGCTGCAAAGCATATTGGTAGCATGAAGGATCTTGCAGGTATGAAGCTTCGCGTATCCAATGACCCGGTTATGACCGGCATGGTAAAAGGCCTTGGAGCTTCTCCAACCGTTGTTTCCTTCGGCGAGCTGTACTCTGCTCTTCAGACCGGTGTTGTCGATGGTGCTGAACAGCCGATCGCCAACTACAAGGCTAATGCCTTCCACGAAGTCGCTCCTAATTTGATTCTCAATGGGCACACCCTCGGCGCTATCCAGGTAGTTATTACCGATACCGCTTGGAACAAGCTTTCTGAGAATCAGAGAAATGCGATCATGGAAGCTGGTAAGCTTGCACAGGCCTACAATGCTGAGATCAGCGAGAATGCAGAGAACGAAGTTCTTGCAGAGCTCAGGGCTGAAGGTGTGAATGTGGTTGATGTTACTGACAAGAGTCCATGGGCAAATGCTACCAAGGCGGTAATCGAAGAGAATACCAAGAGCCAGGCAGCACTGTATCAGAAAATCAAGGATATGAAATAA
- a CDS encoding SGNH/GDSL hydrolase family protein — MKTQTFSILADSISTFAGYVPEENELFYPREGVDVTQVEHTWWYLLQEHTGLKLLMNESYSGSRISRTGVRPLSSSFLDEKRQQRLAGDIIIVFGGTNDWGQAEEPTTIEVFQEAYETLVSSMIRRHTSSALYFCTPLQRTDRALDEENIHHWSQLDLAKSIKEIVARHKGAHLIDLASYPIKAGDGLLADGLHPTRKGMEVLATLMQEGLGL; from the coding sequence ATGAAGACACAGACCTTTTCCATCCTTGCCGATTCCATCTCCACCTTTGCAGGATATGTCCCTGAGGAGAATGAACTCTTCTACCCCCGAGAGGGAGTGGATGTAACACAGGTGGAGCATACCTGGTGGTATCTCCTCCAAGAACATACAGGGCTGAAACTCCTCATGAATGAGTCTTACTCAGGAAGCAGGATAAGCAGAACAGGAGTCCGTCCCCTCTCCTCTTCCTTCTTGGATGAGAAAAGACAACAGCGGCTGGCCGGTGATATCATCATCGTATTCGGTGGAACCAATGATTGGGGACAGGCGGAAGAACCTACCACCATCGAGGTATTCCAGGAAGCGTATGAAACACTGGTGAGTAGTATGATACGCAGACATACTTCAAGTGCGCTGTACTTCTGTACCCCACTGCAGAGAACTGACAGGGCCCTTGATGAAGAGAATATCCATCACTGGAGTCAGCTAGACTTGGCAAAAAGTATTAAAGAGATTGTTGCGAGACATAAAGGAGCCCACCTCATTGACCTTGCAAGCTATCCTATCAAGGCCGGAGATGGACTTCTCGCTGATGGGCTACACCCCACCAGGAAGGGTATGGAAGTACTTGCCACCCTGATGCAAGAAGGACTGGGGCTTTAG
- a CDS encoding YcxB family protein produces MTIAVHLSESNFRNFLIFNIIKRLKLYKSPLIFASIMSVSAIISFIMHHVEGAVMLGFVLLLVGLGVPVVYFVNFFTSLKKQVKLQKLNPPRLVYTIQFAETSDFIEISNDNEQVQYQWKDVYHAYYEKDAIYLFITKDRAFLLPLSLLGNSEEAWSIIEEKLDNERCTRKQ; encoded by the coding sequence ATGACGATAGCAGTACACTTGAGTGAATCCAACTTCAGGAATTTCCTCATATTCAACATTATCAAGCGCTTAAAACTGTACAAGAGCCCGCTTATCTTTGCCTCAATCATGTCAGTCTCAGCCATTATCAGCTTCATAATGCATCATGTAGAAGGAGCGGTAATGCTTGGGTTCGTCCTTCTCCTAGTTGGACTTGGAGTACCGGTTGTCTACTTTGTCAACTTTTTCACATCCCTGAAAAAACAGGTAAAGCTCCAGAAGTTGAACCCTCCCCGTCTGGTCTACACCATCCAGTTTGCAGAAACATCCGATTTCATTGAAATCTCCAATGATAATGAACAGGTCCAGTATCAATGGAAGGATGTCTATCACGCATATTACGAGAAGGATGCTATCTATCTCTTCATCACGAAAGACAGGGCATTTCTGCTCCCCCTGTCATTACTGGGAAACAGTGAAGAAGCTTGGAGCATCATTGAGGAAAAGCTCGACAACGAGCGATGTACCAGAAAGCAGTAA
- a CDS encoding sn-glycerol-1-phosphate dehydrogenase produces the protein MDTKISVVEDGALERVGSVFVEAFGHTPALLVADGITLKVGGFPVSRSLEKADIQVRQFIFPSEPQPYADEHAIAQVRLSLERDNSIAVVLGSGTLNDITKRASAELDRPYMVVATAPSVDGYTSYGAAVSVGGFKQTLPCAAPMVVLADTKVLREAPMDMIASGFGDCMAKYTAGMDWILADLVGVHPIRRDVWDMVQIPLRKVYAHHAGIAQRRGRSIGLLFDALSASGFAMQVMHDSRPASGAEHLISHIWEMEHLSKDGLPVSHGFKVSIGTLTITYLYEQLKQVDLANIPLTGAESWEEREQSITVFFPDESVRKQTLAIAKEKFLDGDALLTRREKLVSLLPALIERMDKQLPPYQELKEAMNKVGCPVTPEDIASNLEGLRHAVTGAQMIRNRYTVLDLYYELGLFDLALDMLSGM, from the coding sequence ATGGATACGAAAATTTCAGTAGTTGAGGATGGGGCTCTTGAACGGGTTGGATCAGTCTTTGTCGAGGCATTTGGTCATACCCCGGCGTTGTTGGTAGCAGATGGCATAACACTGAAAGTCGGTGGGTTCCCTGTTTCCAGATCGCTTGAGAAGGCTGATATCCAGGTCAGACAGTTTATTTTTCCTTCTGAACCGCAACCTTATGCTGATGAGCATGCAATTGCACAAGTTAGGCTGAGTCTGGAGAGGGACAACAGCATTGCAGTGGTACTTGGTTCTGGAACACTTAACGATATTACCAAGCGTGCAAGTGCTGAGCTGGACCGTCCCTATATGGTTGTTGCCACCGCTCCTTCTGTTGACGGCTATACCTCCTATGGCGCAGCAGTCTCAGTAGGTGGTTTCAAGCAGACGCTTCCCTGTGCTGCCCCTATGGTGGTGCTTGCTGATACCAAAGTACTCCGTGAAGCTCCCATGGACATGATTGCAAGTGGTTTTGGTGATTGCATGGCTAAATACACTGCCGGTATGGATTGGATCCTTGCAGATCTGGTCGGGGTTCACCCAATCCGCCGTGATGTATGGGATATGGTCCAGATTCCACTGAGAAAAGTATATGCCCATCATGCAGGGATAGCCCAGAGAAGGGGCCGTTCCATCGGTCTTCTCTTCGATGCGCTCTCAGCAAGTGGTTTTGCCATGCAGGTTATGCACGACTCACGTCCTGCCAGTGGTGCTGAGCACTTGATCAGCCATATCTGGGAGATGGAACACTTGAGCAAGGATGGGCTTCCGGTAAGCCATGGCTTTAAGGTCTCCATCGGTACTCTGACCATTACCTACCTCTATGAACAGCTTAAGCAGGTGGACCTTGCTAATATCCCCCTCACAGGAGCAGAGAGTTGGGAGGAACGCGAGCAATCGATAACGGTATTCTTCCCCGATGAAAGCGTACGAAAACAGACCTTGGCCATCGCAAAAGAGAAATTCCTTGATGGGGATGCCTTGCTTACCCGAAGAGAGAAGCTTGTCTCCTTGCTCCCTGCCTTGATAGAGAGAATGGATAAGCAACTACCTCCGTACCAAGAACTGAAAGAAGCAATGAACAAGGTGGGCTGTCCTGTTACCCCAGAGGATATTGCAAGTAATCTGGAAGGGCTCCGCCATGCAGTAACTGGTGCTCAGATGATCCGTAACCGCTATACCGTGCTAGATCTCTACTACGAATTGGGACTGTTTGACCTAGCCTTGGATATGCTCTCAGGAATGTAG
- a CDS encoding HAD family hydrolase: MQKPTIAIMYDFDKTLSTKDMQEYTFIPKLGMSAETFWKKADKLAGEQGMDRILAYMKLMLDESRRHEQSIRRSDFVSLGGNLEFFPGVLTWFDEVNKLGSSMGLDVQHFIISSGLREIIEGSAIGNRFKRIYACEYFYDENGVATWPKLSVNYTAKTQFLFRINKGVLDVHEDQALNAYTAEGERSVPFRNMVYIGDGLTDVPCMKLVKQNGGKSIAVYAQGKETISYRLMKEDRINFFTEADYTTQGELYSLVKTILTQMQAENALTEYQRGMKRLAGI, encoded by the coding sequence ATGCAGAAACCAACTATTGCCATCATGTATGATTTTGACAAGACCCTGAGTACCAAGGATATGCAGGAGTATACATTTATTCCCAAGCTTGGGATGTCTGCCGAAACCTTTTGGAAGAAGGCCGACAAACTTGCTGGAGAACAGGGTATGGACCGCATTCTTGCATATATGAAGCTTATGCTTGATGAGTCCAGACGTCATGAGCAGTCGATTAGAAGAAGCGATTTTGTTTCACTGGGAGGGAACCTCGAATTCTTTCCAGGCGTGCTCACGTGGTTCGATGAGGTGAACAAGCTCGGCTCATCGATGGGCTTGGATGTACAGCACTTCATTATCTCCTCAGGACTCAGGGAGATCATTGAAGGGTCAGCCATCGGAAACCGATTCAAACGTATCTATGCATGTGAGTATTTCTATGATGAGAATGGGGTGGCTACCTGGCCGAAACTATCGGTTAACTATACAGCGAAGACACAGTTCTTGTTCAGGATCAATAAAGGGGTACTTGATGTGCATGAGGACCAGGCCTTGAATGCCTATACCGCAGAGGGTGAGCGTAGTGTACCCTTCAGGAATATGGTGTATATCGGTGATGGTCTGACCGATGTCCCCTGTATGAAGCTCGTCAAGCAGAATGGTGGGAAAAGTATTGCTGTATATGCTCAGGGCAAGGAAACTATCAGCTACCGGTTGATGAAGGAGGACCGTATCAACTTCTTCACTGAGGCCGACTACACTACCCAGGGAGAACTTTACTCCTTGGTGAAGACCATCCTCACCCAGATGCAGGCAGAGAATGCCCTCACTGAGTACCAACGAGGGATGAAACGCCTTGCTGGAATCTAA
- a CDS encoding MarR family transcriptional regulator: MNTSLGRLIAILHRNKQMYLNARLKAYGITSAEVGILMSLYREEGRTQEELSQWLHIDKAATTRTVHALEEKGIILRKHDDRDRRCNRIYLTDKGKALESSVVPVVRGWSEHISKLAGEDTYNRLCSDLEAIFTALKEEPAQ, from the coding sequence ATGAACACCAGTCTTGGGCGCTTGATCGCCATCCTCCACAGAAACAAGCAGATGTATCTCAATGCCCGCCTGAAGGCCTATGGGATTACCAGTGCAGAAGTAGGAATCCTCATGAGCCTCTATCGTGAGGAAGGAAGGACACAGGAGGAACTCTCCCAGTGGCTACATATCGATAAGGCGGCAACCACACGTACCGTGCATGCCCTCGAAGAGAAGGGAATTATCTTACGCAAACATGATGACAGGGATAGGCGATGTAACCGTATTTACCTTACAGATAAAGGAAAGGCATTGGAATCATCAGTGGTTCCAGTGGTCCGTGGCTGGAGCGAGCATATCAGCAAACTTGCAGGGGAGGATACCTACAACAGGCTCTGCAGTGACCTGGAAGCCATCTTCACGGCCCTGAAAGAGGAGCCGGCACAATGA
- a CDS encoding TRAP transporter large permease, producing the protein MDANSIAITILLGSFFLMIFLRFPIAYAVGLSSVFTMLYQGSSLNDISRLMVKGISSFSLMAVPFFITMGVLMGSGGISQKLIALANACVGWMRGGLAQVNIVASYFFGGISGSAAADTASLGSILIPMMVDEGYDADFSTAVTVTSSCEGLLVPPSHNMVIYATTAGGISVGSLFLAGYLPGALLAITLMIGSYIFSVKRGYPKGEKFNLKNFIIQFGKSIWALAAVVIVVVGVVAGVFTATESAAIAVIYSLIVSVFIYKGLNWKGVWKVLDDCVGTLAIVLILIATSSVFGYILTTLNVPRLAAEAITSLTNNRILIILLLNAILLVLGAIMDMAPIILIATPILLPIATGVAGLDPIQFGIMVVLNCGIGLLTPPVGAVLFIGSAVGKVSMEKVVKATLPFYLCMVIALLLVSFIPEISLILPKIFAGYTPTNM; encoded by the coding sequence ATGGACGCTAACAGTATTGCAATTACGATTCTCCTGGGAAGCTTCTTTCTTATGATCTTCCTTCGTTTTCCTATCGCATATGCGGTTGGACTTTCTTCTGTTTTTACCATGCTCTACCAGGGTTCCAGTCTTAATGACATCAGCCGTCTTATGGTCAAAGGCATAAGCTCGTTCTCCCTGATGGCGGTTCCTTTCTTTATCACAATGGGGGTGTTGATGGGCTCGGGGGGTATCTCCCAAAAGCTCATCGCTCTAGCCAATGCGTGTGTAGGCTGGATGAGGGGAGGCCTGGCGCAGGTTAACATCGTGGCTTCTTACTTTTTTGGAGGAATCTCCGGGTCAGCGGCCGCCGATACTGCTTCTCTTGGTTCCATCCTGATTCCCATGATGGTCGACGAAGGCTATGATGCTGACTTCTCCACCGCTGTTACGGTTACCAGTTCCTGTGAAGGACTGCTTGTTCCTCCCAGTCATAACATGGTCATCTACGCCACCACTGCAGGTGGTATCTCAGTTGGAAGTCTCTTCCTTGCCGGATACCTTCCTGGTGCCTTGCTTGCCATTACCTTGATGATTGGCTCCTATATATTCTCCGTGAAGCGTGGATATCCCAAGGGAGAGAAATTTAATCTCAAGAACTTCATTATTCAATTTGGTAAATCCATTTGGGCCTTGGCAGCGGTTGTTATTGTTGTCGTTGGCGTTGTTGCAGGTGTTTTCACTGCTACAGAATCTGCTGCAATTGCGGTTATTTATTCCCTGATTGTCTCGGTCTTTATCTATAAAGGCTTGAATTGGAAGGGTGTTTGGAAGGTCCTCGACGATTGTGTAGGTACCCTTGCTATCGTGCTTATCCTTATTGCTACATCATCTGTCTTTGGCTACATCCTCACTACACTCAATGTTCCGCGTCTTGCAGCTGAGGCGATTACCAGCCTTACCAATAACAGGATTCTCATTATCCTGCTGTTGAATGCAATTCTCTTGGTCCTTGGGGCGATCATGGATATGGCGCCGATCATTCTTATTGCAACACCGATTCTGCTTCCTATCGCTACTGGAGTTGCAGGGCTTGATCCCATTCAGTTCGGAATCATGGTGGTACTCAACTGTGGTATCGGCCTCTTGACCCCACCGGTAGGAGCTGTTCTGTTCATAGGTTCAGCCGTCGGGAAGGTATCGATGGAGAAGGTGGTAAAGGCGACGCTTCCATTCTACCTCTGTATGGTTATTGCACTGCTATTGGTTTCGTTCATACCTGAGATCAGTCTCATCTTGCCGAAGATTTTTGCAGGGTATACCCCGACAAATATGTAG
- a CDS encoding TRAP transporter substrate-binding protein, whose translation MKKLVFMAFLFVLVFVSCKKEETTYPELVLRYADNQSDGYPTVEAAKYFAELVKERTDGKIEIRVFPDSALGSETSVMEQMGYGGIDMSRFSVGTLTRYFPKLWTLQLPYLYTDSDHMWRVLDGEIGDMYLQELSGKGLIALAWYDAGARSFYTRTPVTNIETLKTMTIRVMENDMMSRTIELLGAEAVQIPYGDVYSALQKMRIDGAENNFPSYVFTGHNQAAPYFYQDEHFRLPEVVMMSVYAEQKIAALNPSFVEVVRTCAVESGLYERILWQQEEERAYEKAIASGVVVTKLSEDTLLYLRQIMEPLYQELDEIEQDIVRRIEDI comes from the coding sequence ATGAAAAAACTTGTGTTCATGGCTTTCCTCTTTGTCCTTGTCTTCGTTTCTTGCAAGAAAGAGGAAACTACCTATCCTGAGTTGGTGCTTCGTTATGCTGACAACCAGAGTGATGGCTACCCAACAGTGGAAGCTGCGAAGTATTTTGCAGAACTTGTAAAGGAAAGGACTGATGGGAAGATTGAGATCAGGGTATTTCCTGACAGTGCCCTAGGTTCTGAGACCAGCGTCATGGAGCAGATGGGGTATGGTGGTATCGACATGTCCCGATTCTCTGTTGGGACGCTCACCCGATACTTTCCCAAGCTGTGGACTTTGCAGCTTCCATATTTGTATACCGATAGCGACCACATGTGGAGGGTTCTGGATGGTGAGATTGGGGATATGTACCTGCAAGAGTTGTCTGGGAAAGGGCTTATTGCCTTGGCTTGGTATGATGCAGGGGCGAGGAGTTTCTATACCAGGACTCCCGTAACCAATATTGAAACACTCAAGACCATGACCATCCGGGTCATGGAGAATGACATGATGAGCCGTACTATTGAGCTTCTTGGTGCTGAAGCAGTACAGATACCGTATGGGGATGTTTATTCTGCGTTACAGAAAATGCGGATTGATGGGGCAGAGAACAACTTTCCGAGCTATGTATTTACTGGTCACAACCAGGCTGCTCCATATTTTTATCAGGACGAGCACTTCCGCTTGCCGGAAGTGGTAATGATGAGTGTTTATGCTGAGCAGAAAATTGCGGCTTTAAACCCTTCTTTTGTTGAAGTTGTAAGGACATGTGCTGTGGAGAGTGGATTGTATGAACGAATCCTCTGGCAACAAGAGGAAGAACGTGCTTACGAGAAAGCAATAGCCTCTGGAGTAGTGGTCACCAAACTCAGCGAGGATACGTTGCTTTACTTAAGGCAGATAATGGAACCGCTCTACCAAGAGCTGGATGAAATCGAGCAGGATATTGTGCGGAGGATTGAAGATATCTAG
- a CDS encoding response regulator has translation MIKILIADDEHIERELLHKILSDNPFYELYQAENGRLAVNYAELYDVDIVLMDIEMPALNGIEASKRILQDKPTCRIIFITAYSIFSYACEAVKLGAIDYILKPVDKADVCRAVKRAESQVEAERQLKAVRPEAECLQGDEGVDKAALMMSKVKKYLEHSYMNYDLSLDSVSSLLNINPSYLSCIFKRCTGVNFLDHITNLRISAAKEYLADPFKSIAEIASMVGYESPSYFSRAFKKNAGTTPTEYRRLSGGGAGR, from the coding sequence ATGATTAAGATACTGATTGCTGATGATGAACATATTGAACGAGAGTTATTGCATAAGATCCTTTCAGACAATCCTTTCTATGAGCTCTACCAAGCGGAGAATGGTCGTCTGGCCGTAAACTATGCTGAACTCTACGATGTGGATATTGTGCTCATGGATATTGAGATGCCCGCTCTTAATGGGATAGAGGCATCCAAGCGGATACTACAGGATAAGCCAACTTGCCGTATCATTTTTATAACAGCCTACAGCATTTTTTCCTATGCATGTGAAGCTGTGAAACTCGGAGCGATTGATTATATACTGAAGCCAGTGGACAAGGCAGATGTATGTAGGGCCGTCAAGCGTGCAGAGAGCCAAGTTGAAGCTGAGCGCCAGCTCAAGGCAGTCAGGCCCGAAGCTGAATGCTTACAGGGGGACGAGGGTGTCGACAAGGCTGCTTTGATGATGTCCAAGGTGAAAAAATATCTGGAACATAGTTATATGAATTATGATCTTTCCCTTGATTCAGTAAGCTCGCTGCTGAATATAAATCCATCATATTTGAGTTGTATTTTCAAGCGTTGTACAGGAGTCAACTTTCTCGACCATATCACCAATCTCAGAATCAGTGCTGCAAAGGAGTACCTTGCAGACCCGTTCAAATCCATCGCAGAGATAGCTTCCATGGTAGGTTATGAGAGCCCCAGCTATTTCAGTCGTGCGTTCAAGAAGAATGCCGGAACCACTCCAACTGAGTACCGGCGGCTGAGCGGTGGAGGTGCAGGTAGATGA
- a CDS encoding histidine kinase — protein METSKKKGLHLNLFHRIFLYLVVFVLCIFLQLAISAYQENSIMDPMQRSAGNVQTISLVLNAFGQTRELLSSYRWDFGDIAALVSGLRRESQIVEDNLGKIDSDISSIGVDQYLLVSAVHTTYSAYNHYLMLLEDLLIRNHVAKASELYYADLEPSINHLYRYMQQLMEQSILDNQSTYDRLMTLNDRLDVIYSLTVLVMLLFGVVTFREVIRMLSIVQEMANASKAITAGDFDRPEFSEHRKDELGDMTRAFNEMKMAMRNQVSLLQANNEMEKEIYRKDTEALAMQTLLEREKLQLLRSQVNPHFLFNTINVIKYTAQEEHAKKTDALLSSLARLFRYALADNEVLVPLSREIQIVDEYYSLYKARFAEKISLFWNISPSLVLTETLVPSFFLQPLVENSFKHGLGPKEGQGSVWLSLGVKEDLLIVQVEDDGIGMDTEQLHILRTRLLDHPVTGEHIGLYTVAARLKLIDERCRFEVFSDREKGTEIRIEMPLILKNEEELDD, from the coding sequence ATGGAAACAAGCAAAAAAAAAGGGCTCCATCTTAATCTCTTTCACCGGATTTTTCTCTATCTCGTCGTATTTGTGTTATGCATCTTCTTGCAGTTGGCTATTTCTGCCTACCAGGAAAACTCAATTATGGATCCAATGCAAAGAAGTGCAGGGAATGTGCAGACGATCAGTTTGGTGCTCAATGCTTTTGGGCAGACTCGTGAGCTGCTTTCCTCCTATCGTTGGGATTTTGGGGATATTGCCGCATTGGTTTCTGGTCTGAGAAGGGAATCGCAGATTGTTGAGGATAACCTGGGAAAAATCGATTCCGATATTTCTTCGATTGGAGTAGACCAATATCTTCTTGTCAGTGCTGTACATACTACATATAGTGCATATAACCACTACCTCATGCTTCTAGAGGATTTGCTGATCAGAAACCATGTTGCAAAGGCATCTGAGTTGTATTACGCCGATCTTGAGCCGAGCATAAACCACCTGTATAGGTATATGCAACAATTGATGGAACAGTCCATTTTGGATAACCAGTCTACCTATGATCGTCTGATGACTCTCAATGATCGGCTCGATGTCATCTATAGCTTGACGGTCCTGGTTATGCTTCTCTTTGGGGTTGTTACGTTCAGGGAAGTGATACGTATGCTCTCCATTGTGCAGGAGATGGCTAATGCTTCCAAGGCAATCACAGCAGGGGATTTTGATCGGCCGGAGTTTAGTGAACACAGAAAGGACGAGTTAGGGGATATGACCCGAGCTTTCAATGAGATGAAGATGGCGATGCGGAATCAGGTCTCCCTATTACAGGCAAACAATGAAATGGAGAAAGAGATCTATCGTAAGGATACTGAGGCATTGGCTATGCAGACTCTGCTGGAGCGTGAAAAACTGCAGCTGCTAAGGAGCCAGGTGAACCCTCACTTTCTGTTCAATACCATCAATGTGATAAAATACACGGCACAGGAGGAGCATGCAAAGAAGACAGATGCGTTACTTTCTTCCCTCGCTCGTCTTTTCCGTTATGCATTGGCCGATAATGAGGTGTTGGTCCCTCTCTCCAGGGAGATCCAGATTGTAGATGAGTATTACAGCCTCTACAAGGCACGCTTTGCAGAGAAAATCTCGCTTTTCTGGAATATTTCTCCTTCCTTGGTACTGACAGAGACGCTGGTACCTTCTTTTTTCCTTCAGCCATTGGTAGAGAATTCTTTCAAACATGGACTTGGTCCCAAGGAAGGACAAGGAAGTGTCTGGCTATCCTTGGGAGTAAAGGAGGATTTGCTGATCGTACAGGTTGAAGATGATGGGATTGGGATGGATACAGAGCAATTGCATATTCTCCGAACGCGGTTGTTGGACCATCCTGTTACCGGGGAACATATTGGGCTTTATACGGTTGCTGCCCGTCTCAAACTGATTGACGAGCGGTGCCGCTTTGAGGTGTTTTCGGACAGAGAGAAGGGTACTGAGATTCGTATTGAGATGCCGCTGATCCTGAAGAACGAGGAGGAATTGGATGATTAA
- a CDS encoding TRAP transporter small permease, whose translation MPKFFATMDKIKMAYDWTDKVVLIICKVLLIVDILITSYAVAGRMLNEYIPFLKDPSWTEEVVLTCMAYMAVLSAALAIRRGTHIRMKAFDKYLPKRMIKFLDILSDIAVFSLGLVMLYVGWRYAITIGSRGFYVSLPWLSRFWMYFPVPLAGLAMIIFEIEAIYNHVKSFYVKEEEKA comes from the coding sequence ATGCCAAAGTTCTTTGCGACAATGGATAAAATCAAGATGGCGTATGACTGGACCGACAAGGTGGTATTGATAATTTGCAAAGTCTTGCTCATTGTCGATATCCTGATCACCAGTTATGCAGTAGCCGGGCGTATGCTCAATGAATACATACCGTTCCTGAAGGATCCTTCTTGGACGGAAGAGGTGGTCTTGACCTGCATGGCCTATATGGCCGTTCTATCGGCGGCCCTTGCCATTCGCAGGGGTACCCATATCAGGATGAAGGCTTTTGACAAATATCTCCCTAAACGTATGATTAAGTTCCTCGATATCCTCAGTGATATCGCGGTTTTTAGCCTCGGGTTGGTAATGCTGTATGTTGGGTGGAGATATGCTATCACGATTGGAAGTCGAGGGTTCTATGTCTCTCTACCATGGCTCAGTCGTTTCTGGATGTATTTTCCAGTACCACTTGCTGGCCTTGCCATGATCATTTTCGAGATTGAGGCCATCTATAACCATGTAAAGTCCTTCTATGTGAAGGAAGAGGAGAAGGCATAA